In one window of Candidatus Thermoplasmatota archaeon DNA:
- a CDS encoding METTL5 family protein, whose product MKKRQLEIVLQKLMPLSSRSSRLEQYLTPADVATDILWEAFTAGDIEGRSVIDLGCGNGVFAIGSMLLGAGNATGIDIDPGAVRTAHGNAKALSLDIDFKEQDVSSATGKFDTVLQNPPFGAQTQHADRAFIKKALELAPRAYSLHNDGTEDFVARLVSSLGGDVKPLKKYKFEIPYAFEFHRKATETVSVVLLRFER is encoded by the coding sequence ATGAAGAAGCGGCAACTCGAAATAGTGCTTCAGAAGCTGATGCCGCTGAGTTCCAGATCCTCGAGACTGGAACAGTACTTGACCCCGGCGGACGTCGCCACCGACATCCTCTGGGAGGCGTTCACGGCCGGGGACATCGAGGGCAGGTCGGTCATCGACCTCGGCTGCGGCAACGGCGTGTTCGCGATCGGCTCCATGCTGCTGGGGGCCGGGAATGCCACCGGGATAGACATCGACCCAGGAGCGGTCCGGACAGCCCATGGGAATGCCAAGGCACTCTCCCTCGACATCGACTTCAAGGAGCAGGACGTCTCATCCGCAACGGGCAAGTTCGATACAGTCCTCCAGAACCCGCCCTTCGGGGCACAGACCCAGCACGCGGACCGTGCGTTCATCAAGAAGGCCTTGGAGCTAGCGCCGAGGGCCTACAGCCTTCACAATGACGGCACTGAAGACTTCGTGGCCAGGCTGGTATCTTCCCTGGGAGGGGATGTCAAGCCACTCAAAAAGTATAAATTCGAGATACCATATGCGTTCGAATTCCACAGAAAGGCTACCGAGACCGTTTCAGTAGTTCTTTTGAGGTTTGAGAGATAG
- a CDS encoding GTP-binding protein: MSIIKSKRYIKKVALVGDSSVGKTSMIRRFVIDVFDDKYIATIGAKVSKKDLEYKLPDKTVYLTLMMWDILGQKDYKKMRTQGLTGAHGVILVSDLTRLETVKSVEDFWLPEVSEVVPNAPVLLVGNKSDLAPAESPGALALKQVSVKMEVPLLLGSAKTGENVEATFRKIGELMTWTDSGDKKGSQEPTAESLAQAVDDVVSDFCEQYGDTSRAMDIIEREFTKAKVNVNAPAKDSLLMAIEYLSDIERDVHGRDVSEVNKLRRWKMIDEVR; the protein is encoded by the coding sequence GTGAGCATAATCAAGTCTAAGCGATATATCAAGAAGGTCGCGCTCGTTGGCGATTCGTCGGTCGGGAAGACTTCCATGATCCGCAGATTCGTCATCGACGTGTTCGACGACAAGTACATCGCGACCATAGGTGCCAAAGTCAGCAAGAAGGATCTCGAGTACAAGCTTCCCGACAAGACCGTCTATCTGACGCTAATGATGTGGGACATCCTGGGGCAGAAGGACTACAAGAAGATGAGGACCCAGGGGCTGACAGGCGCGCACGGAGTAATCTTGGTCTCCGACCTGACTCGGCTCGAGACAGTGAAATCGGTCGAGGACTTCTGGCTTCCCGAGGTCAGTGAGGTCGTCCCAAACGCCCCGGTTCTGCTTGTCGGCAACAAGTCGGACCTGGCCCCAGCAGAATCGCCCGGCGCCCTGGCACTCAAGCAGGTCTCAGTCAAAATGGAGGTTCCGCTGCTCCTAGGAAGCGCGAAGACTGGCGAGAATGTCGAGGCAACCTTCAGGAAGATCGGAGAGTTGATGACATGGACTGACTCTGGTGACAAGAAAGGTTCCCAGGAGCCCACAGCGGAATCCCTCGCGCAGGCCGTAGACGACGTCGTCAGCGACTTCTGCGAACAGTACGGCGACACTTCGAGGGCCATGGATATAATCGAGCGTGAGTTCACTAAAGCCAAGGTCAACGTCAACGCACCCGCGAAGGACTCGCTGCTCATGGCGATCGAGTATCTGTCCGACATCGAGCGCGACGTCCATGGAAGAGACGTGTCCGAGGTCAACAAGCTCAGGCGCTGGAAGATGATCGACGAGGTCAGGTAG
- a CDS encoding PHP domain-containing protein, which produces MEVDLHMHSFYSPDSRSKIEAMVRRASDVGLGAIAITDHDSWEGARAASRVTPPNLLIVPGAELKTDKGDLVALFVEKEIKSYSFEEAVEKIHAQAGIAIVPHPGESRKVTKGAIEIADGYEAFNATLSAKDNQRSVDLASGLNKPGIAVSDAHLVMEIGNGRIQAPDCTSLAELREVVLKNPVITRRVRSNPLIHRTNEAVLFGIKGIWRR; this is translated from the coding sequence TTGGAGGTCGATCTTCACATGCACTCGTTCTACTCGCCTGACTCTCGAAGCAAGATCGAAGCGATGGTCAGGAGAGCCTCGGATGTCGGCCTTGGTGCGATTGCCATCACTGACCACGACTCTTGGGAAGGGGCAAGAGCCGCGTCGAGGGTCACTCCGCCCAACCTATTGATCGTTCCCGGCGCGGAGCTCAAGACCGACAAGGGGGATCTTGTAGCACTATTCGTGGAGAAGGAGATCAAGTCATACTCGTTCGAAGAGGCGGTGGAGAAGATTCACGCTCAGGCAGGCATCGCTATAGTACCTCATCCGGGCGAGTCACGCAAGGTCACCAAGGGGGCAATCGAGATTGCCGACGGTTATGAGGCGTTCAACGCTACGCTCAGCGCGAAAGACAATCAGAGATCCGTCGACCTCGCCTCCGGACTCAACAAACCAGGGATTGCTGTCTCCGACGCTCACCTAGTCATGGAGATCGGCAACGGCAGGATCCAAGCTCCTGACTGCACGAGCCTTGCAGAGCTTCGCGAGGTCGTGCTCAAGAACCCAGTCATCACCAGGAGGGTCCGGTCCAATCCGCTCATCCACAGAACCAACGAGGCGGTCCTGTTCGGCATCAAGGGCATCTGGCGCAGATGA
- a CDS encoding DUF1801 domain-containing protein, with amino-acid sequence MEAHHMGEAMNPEVREFVDDLDESKKGIVLNLRKLILDSIPGVKELIKWKTLTYQRNEVICMILVFKKQVNLRIWKGAEVDDESGLLEGKGRVMRHLIVVTSSDINPKVFRSILAKAMALDKKGH; translated from the coding sequence ATGGAGGCACATCACATGGGCGAGGCGATGAATCCCGAGGTGCGCGAGTTCGTCGACGACCTGGACGAAAGCAAGAAGGGTATCGTTCTGAATCTGAGAAAGCTTATACTCGATTCGATACCAGGTGTCAAGGAACTGATAAAGTGGAAGACCCTGACGTATCAACGGAACGAGGTCATCTGCATGATTCTGGTGTTCAAGAAACAAGTGAACCTGCGGATCTGGAAAGGAGCCGAGGTCGACGACGAGAGCGGCCTGCTGGAGGGGAAAGGAAGAGTCATGAGACACTTGATTGTGGTCACAAGTTCCGATATCAATCCGAAGGTGTTCAGAAGTATCCTGGCCAAGGCGATGGCTCTCGACAAGAAAGGGCACTGA
- a CDS encoding site-specific integrase — protein sequence MKSSYGIRDYETEWLTLENVLPGASSPRRRIELLRLRPKDFQTGKAFNTISILGKGRYGGKLRTIDWHPDTPAELEAYLDLRDSMVMRARGKNQNVEMPEDFLIYERDGKLYPYSESGVDSIIGRLSERTHIEFMNHDLRRTCGRMMYRAGVRIGQIARIFGHSDIRTTMKYLGLDHEDMAEAMSQYAQYQKAVVFPKVERIEHEPDGESGPNRI from the coding sequence ATGAAGTCGTCATATGGGATAAGGGACTACGAAACCGAGTGGCTGACCCTCGAAAATGTCCTTCCTGGGGCATCTTCGCCGAGGAGAAGAATCGAGCTGTTGAGGTTGAGACCCAAGGATTTCCAGACTGGCAAGGCCTTCAACACCATTTCCATACTTGGCAAGGGTAGGTATGGTGGCAAGCTTCGAACCATTGACTGGCACCCTGACACGCCTGCCGAACTCGAAGCCTATCTTGATTTGAGGGACAGTATGGTGATGAGGGCCAGAGGCAAGAACCAGAATGTGGAGATGCCAGAGGACTTCTTGATCTATGAGAGAGATGGAAAGCTGTATCCCTACTCGGAGTCGGGGGTTGACTCAATCATAGGCAGGTTGTCTGAGAGGACACATATCGAGTTCATGAACCACGACCTTCGCCGAACATGTGGGAGAATGATGTACCGAGCTGGAGTCAGGATCGGACAGATAGCTCGGATATTCGGCCACAGCGACATACGCACAACGATGAAGTATCTCGGTCTCGACCATGAAGACATGGCCGAGGCAATGAGCCAATATGCCCAGTATCAGAAAGCGGTAGTTTTTCCGAAAGTGGAAAGAATCGAGCATGAGCCAGATGGTGAGAGTGGGCCCAACCGGATTTGA